In the genome of Pseudomonas bubulae, one region contains:
- a CDS encoding NAD(P)/FAD-dependent oxidoreductase, producing the protein MTVPIAIIGAGIAGLSAANALHKAGHAIQLFDKSRGSGGRMSSKRSDVGVLDLGAQYFTARDRRFVDEVQQWQAEGWAAEWEPHLYHYKNGLLSPSPDEQTRWVGTPRMSAITRGLLGHLPVSFSCQITDLIRGEKRWHLLDAEGEEHGPFSHVIIATPAPQATSLLASAPKLASAAAGVKMEPAWAVALAFESPLDTPMEGCFVQGSPLDWLARNRSKPGRDSQPDTWVLHATSAWSKQNLDLPKESVIEHLHGAFAELMHFPTPAPIFSLAHRWLYARPAAAHEWGALADSDLGLYACGDWCLSGRVEGAWLSGQEAARRLIEHLD; encoded by the coding sequence ATGACTGTACCCATCGCAATTATCGGTGCCGGCATAGCCGGGCTGTCAGCCGCAAATGCCCTGCACAAGGCGGGGCATGCAATTCAATTGTTCGATAAAAGCCGGGGCAGCGGGGGACGCATGTCGAGTAAGCGCAGTGATGTCGGGGTACTGGACCTGGGGGCTCAGTATTTCACCGCACGCGACCGCCGTTTTGTCGATGAAGTCCAGCAATGGCAAGCCGAAGGCTGGGCCGCCGAGTGGGAACCGCACCTGTACCACTATAAAAATGGCCTGTTAAGCCCCTCACCCGACGAGCAAACCCGCTGGGTGGGCACGCCGCGCATGAGCGCCATTACCCGAGGCCTGCTGGGCCATTTGCCCGTGAGTTTCTCCTGCCAGATCACCGACCTTATACGCGGCGAAAAACGCTGGCACTTGCTGGATGCCGAAGGTGAGGAACACGGCCCGTTCAGCCACGTCATCATCGCCACTCCGGCACCACAAGCCACGTCCCTGCTGGCCAGCGCACCCAAGCTCGCAAGCGCTGCTGCCGGTGTGAAAATGGAACCGGCCTGGGCCGTGGCACTGGCGTTCGAATCCCCCCTCGACACGCCCATGGAAGGCTGCTTCGTGCAAGGCAGCCCGCTGGACTGGCTGGCCCGTAACCGCAGCAAACCCGGGCGCGACAGCCAGCCTGACACCTGGGTCCTGCACGCCACCAGTGCCTGGAGCAAACAGAACCTCGACCTGCCCAAAGAGTCAGTGATCGAACATCTGCACGGCGCATTTGCCGAGTTGATGCACTTCCCTACTCCCGCACCGATTTTCAGCCTGGCCCACCGCTGGCTCTACGCCCGCCCTGCTGCGGCGCATGAATGGGGCGCGCTGGCCGACTCCGATCTGGGCCTGTATGCCTGTGGTGACTGGTGCTTGTCAGGTCGCGTGGAAGGCGCCTGGCTCAGCGGCCAGGAAGCAGCGCGACGGCTGATCGAGCATCTGGATTGA
- a CDS encoding TIGR01777 family oxidoreductase → MHILLTGGTGLIGRQLCRHWLAQGHRLSVWSRRPEQVAQLCGAQVKGIALLEELGEEPIDAVINLAGAPIADRPWTRKRKALLWSSRITLTETLVGWLQSRAQKPSVLVSGSAVGWYGDGGERELTEESPTVSEDFASHLCIAWEETAQRAQVLGVRVVLVRTGLVLASEGGFLSRLLLPFKLALGGPIGNGRQWMPWIHINDQIALIDFLVHENAASGPYNACAPHPVRNGEFAQVLGRVLHRPAFMPMPAFVLRVLLGEMAGLLLGGQRAQPAKLLAAGFTFQFTDLRAALEDVAARP, encoded by the coding sequence ATGCACATTTTGCTGACCGGCGGTACAGGCTTGATAGGGCGTCAGCTCTGTCGTCACTGGCTGGCGCAAGGCCATCGCCTCAGTGTGTGGAGCCGTCGCCCCGAACAGGTGGCTCAATTATGCGGTGCCCAGGTCAAAGGGATTGCCCTGCTTGAAGAGCTTGGTGAGGAGCCGATTGATGCGGTGATCAACCTGGCCGGCGCGCCGATTGCCGATCGGCCCTGGACCCGCAAGCGCAAGGCTTTGTTGTGGAGCAGCCGCATCACCTTGACCGAGACCCTTGTGGGTTGGTTGCAAAGTCGTGCGCAAAAGCCTTCAGTGCTGGTATCGGGTTCGGCGGTGGGCTGGTATGGCGACGGTGGTGAGCGCGAGCTGACAGAAGAGTCGCCGACGGTGAGTGAGGATTTCGCCAGCCACTTGTGTATCGCCTGGGAAGAGACCGCTCAGCGGGCACAGGTTTTGGGGGTGCGCGTGGTCCTGGTGCGCACGGGGCTGGTGCTGGCGTCCGAAGGCGGCTTTTTGTCGCGCCTGTTGTTGCCGTTCAAGCTGGCGCTGGGCGGGCCGATAGGCAATGGTCGGCAATGGATGCCGTGGATTCATATCAATGACCAAATCGCCCTGATTGATTTTCTTGTGCATGAGAATGCCGCAAGCGGTCCTTATAATGCCTGCGCGCCGCATCCGGTACGCAATGGCGAATTTGCTCAGGTGCTGGGTCGCGTGTTGCACCGCCCGGCCTTTATGCCCATGCCTGCCTTTGTGTTACGTGTGCTGCTCGGCGAGATGGCCGGTTTGTTGCTGGGTGGCCAGCGGGCTCAACCGGCAAAACTGCTGGCAGCGGGTTTTACTTTTCAGTTCACCGATTTGCGTGCGGCGCTCGAAGATGTCGCCGCCCGCCCCTGA
- a CDS encoding DUF523 and DUF1722 domain-containing protein: MPSPTSARHKPKIAISACLLGAEVRFNGGHKESRLCSQALTQHFEFVPLCPEVAIGLGIPRQPVRLVGNPLQPQAVGTVDSTLDVTRPLHDYGVEMAAAHTDICGYIFMQKSPSCGLERVKVYQDGGRPAELSGRGIYARAFCDAQPDLPVEEDGRLNDPVLRENFMTRVYAYSAWQALLKQGVTRRSLTEFHARYKYLLMAHHPVQYKTLGNLLGSLGKQDPMGIAPQYFSELMKALKKCATRRTHTNVLQHISGYLKQAISAEDKQEVQQLIGQYLHGIVPLVVPLTLLKHHFRLHPHPYISRQVYLQPHPEDLSLRNAI; this comes from the coding sequence ATGCCCAGCCCCACATCTGCCCGGCACAAACCCAAAATAGCCATCAGCGCCTGCTTGTTGGGGGCTGAAGTGCGGTTCAACGGCGGGCATAAAGAGTCACGCCTGTGCAGCCAGGCCCTGACCCAACACTTCGAATTTGTCCCGCTTTGCCCCGAGGTCGCCATCGGTCTGGGTATTCCGCGCCAGCCGGTGCGATTGGTGGGCAACCCCTTACAACCCCAGGCTGTCGGCACGGTCGACAGCACGCTGGACGTGACCCGGCCCCTGCACGACTACGGCGTGGAAATGGCCGCGGCGCACACCGATATCTGCGGCTACATCTTCATGCAGAAGTCACCTTCCTGTGGCCTGGAGCGGGTCAAGGTGTATCAGGACGGCGGACGCCCTGCCGAACTGAGCGGGCGCGGCATCTACGCCCGGGCATTCTGTGACGCTCAACCCGATTTACCCGTGGAAGAAGACGGCCGTTTGAACGACCCGGTGCTGCGGGAAAACTTCATGACCCGGGTGTACGCCTACAGCGCCTGGCAGGCACTGCTCAAACAGGGCGTTACCCGCCGCTCACTGACCGAGTTTCATGCCCGCTACAAATATCTGCTGATGGCCCATCATCCGGTGCAGTACAAAACCCTCGGCAACCTGCTCGGCAGCCTTGGCAAGCAAGACCCTATGGGCATTGCACCGCAGTACTTCAGCGAACTGATGAAAGCCCTGAAAAAATGCGCCACCCGCCGCACCCACACCAATGTGCTGCAACATATCAGCGGCTACCTCAAGCAAGCCATCAGCGCCGAAGACAAGCAGGAAGTCCAGCAACTGATTGGCCAGTACCTGCACGGCATCGTGCCACTGGTGGTCCCGTTGACCCTGCTCAAGCATCACTTTCGCCTGCACCCCCACCCGTACATCTCGCGCCAGGTTTACCTGCAGCCGCACCCGGAAGACCTCAGCCTGCGTAATGCCATCTGA
- a CDS encoding MerR family transcriptional regulator has product MNDDLIMSNTPGTDYSQALAEGWLPIREVSRITGVNAVTLRAWERRYGLIVPHRTAKGHRLFSTEHIQRIQQILLWLNRGVSVSQIKPLLNAPPTLAPAPDSDWQAWRQTMIEAISELAERRLDDCFNQAMSLYPARPLCEQLLLPLLSELEQRWQGQFGAQLERVFFHSWLRSKLGARIYHNNRSLKGAPVLLINHSDLPFEPQLWLTALLVSSSHCPVEVFDAPVPGGELGLAVEHLKPRAVVLYSSKTLNTHQLPRLLQGIDCPILIAGPTVCIHFDQLSVSTTEIAGLYLAHNPVEAHQRLSQLGLYR; this is encoded by the coding sequence ATGAATGATGACCTGATCATGTCCAACACCCCTGGTACGGACTACAGCCAGGCACTGGCCGAAGGCTGGTTGCCCATCCGCGAAGTGTCGCGCATCACCGGTGTGAATGCCGTGACCCTGCGTGCCTGGGAACGCCGCTACGGCTTGATCGTGCCGCACCGCACGGCCAAGGGCCATCGCCTGTTCTCGACCGAGCATATCCAGCGCATCCAGCAGATTTTGTTGTGGCTCAACCGTGGCGTGTCGGTCAGCCAGATCAAGCCGCTACTCAACGCGCCGCCGACTCTCGCCCCGGCACCTGACAGCGACTGGCAGGCGTGGCGGCAAACCATGATTGAAGCCATCAGTGAGCTGGCCGAACGCCGCCTCGACGACTGCTTTAACCAGGCAATGTCGCTCTACCCCGCCCGCCCGCTCTGTGAACAACTGCTGCTGCCTCTTTTGAGCGAGCTGGAACAACGCTGGCAAGGGCAGTTCGGTGCGCAATTGGAGCGGGTGTTTTTCCACTCCTGGCTGCGCAGCAAGCTGGGGGCACGGATTTATCACAACAACCGTTCGCTCAAGGGCGCGCCGGTACTGCTGATCAATCATTCCGACCTGCCCTTCGAGCCGCAACTGTGGCTGACCGCCTTGCTGGTCAGCAGCAGCCACTGCCCGGTCGAAGTCTTCGACGCACCTGTGCCCGGCGGCGAACTGGGCCTGGCTGTCGAGCATTTGAAGCCCCGCGCCGTGGTGCTGTACTCCAGCAAAACCCTCAATACCCATCAACTGCCCCGACTGCTGCAGGGTATCGACTGCCCGATCCTGATCGCCGGACCGACGGTATGCATCCACTTCGACCAGTTGTCCGTAAGTACAACCGAGATCGCAGGATTGTATCTGGCCCACAACCCGGTAGAGGCCCATCAACGCCTCAGCCAACTCGGCCTTTATCGCTAG
- a CDS encoding cyclopropane-fatty-acyl-phospholipid synthase family protein: protein MKSPSLVSKTSLSTTHNLTSALLRRGVLRQLSQLKSGHLVITENGERLIFGDSGAGLVGEVQIHDTSVWGMIASNGSIGAGEAFIHGYWSSPDLTKVIRVLVSNMDVLDAMEGGLARLGRPLIRGLHWINRNTRKGSQKNIAAHYDLGNDMFEQFLDPTMMYSAAQFLTADDTLEQAQLNKLQRICQKLDLKPADHLLEIGTGWGSMALYAAQHYGCKVTTTTLSKEQFDYTQTRIEALGLQEQVTLLLEDYRDLTGQYDKLVSIEMIEAVGHHFLPSYFKQCARLLKPHGLMLLQAITIREQRYEQAKSSVDFIQRYIFPGGALPSVQKMLEIVGKDTDMNLMHMEDFGLHYAKTLRLWHENFRRAHGRLTELGYDEYFLRLWEFYLCYCEGGFLERSIGTAQLLLAKPAAMPEPLLGRFNA, encoded by the coding sequence ATGAAGAGCCCTAGCCTGGTGAGCAAAACCTCACTGTCGACTACCCACAACCTGACCAGCGCACTACTGCGACGCGGGGTGCTGCGCCAGCTCAGTCAATTGAAAAGCGGGCATCTGGTGATCACCGAAAACGGTGAACGCCTGATCTTCGGTGACAGCGGCGCGGGCCTGGTCGGCGAGGTGCAGATTCACGATACAAGTGTCTGGGGCATGATCGCCAGCAACGGCTCGATTGGCGCCGGCGAAGCCTTTATTCATGGCTACTGGAGTTCACCTGACCTGACCAAAGTGATCCGCGTACTGGTCAGCAACATGGACGTGCTTGATGCCATGGAAGGTGGCCTGGCCCGCCTGGGTCGCCCGCTGATTCGTGGCTTGCACTGGATCAATCGCAACACCCGCAAGGGCTCGCAAAAAAACATTGCTGCGCATTACGACCTGGGTAATGACATGTTCGAGCAATTCCTCGACCCGACCATGATGTATTCCGCCGCGCAGTTCTTAACGGCTGACGACACCCTGGAGCAAGCCCAGCTTAACAAGCTGCAGCGCATCTGCCAGAAGCTCGACCTCAAGCCCGCAGACCATTTGCTGGAAATCGGTACCGGCTGGGGCAGCATGGCGCTGTATGCAGCGCAACATTACGGCTGCAAGGTGACGACGACTACATTGTCCAAAGAGCAATTCGACTACACCCAAACCCGCATCGAAGCGCTGGGCTTACAAGAGCAAGTAACGTTACTGCTGGAGGATTACCGCGACCTGACCGGGCAATACGACAAGCTGGTGTCGATCGAGATGATCGAAGCAGTCGGCCATCACTTCTTGCCCAGTTACTTCAAGCAATGCGCCCGCTTGCTCAAGCCCCACGGCCTGATGCTGCTGCAAGCCATCACCATTCGCGAGCAGCGTTACGAGCAGGCAAAAAGTAGCGTGGACTTTATCCAGCGCTACATCTTTCCCGGTGGTGCACTGCCTAGCGTGCAAAAAATGCTCGAAATTGTCGGCAAGGACACCGATATGAATCTGATGCATATGGAGGATTTTGGCCTGCACTACGCCAAAACCCTGCGCTTGTGGCATGAGAACTTTCGCCGCGCACACGGCCGTTTAACGGAATTGGGCTACGACGAATACTTTCTGCGCCTGTGGGAGTTTTACCTGTGCTACTGCGAGGGCGGCTTTCTCGAGCGCAGCATCGGCACCGCACAATTGTTGCTGGCCAAGCCGGCGGCCATGCCCGAACCATTGCTTGGTCGCTTCAATGCCTAA
- a CDS encoding SDR family oxidoreductase, with protein MADRRRIWLTGASSGIGAQMAEELLSSGARLALTARTLAPLKALSDRYPGQVLLVPGDLTDSLQVREIGKRIIQAWGALDTVILNAGTCEYVDARHFDAALVERVVRTNLLANSYCLESALPLLRAGSRPHLVGVVSSVTLWPLPRAGAYGASKAGLRYLLESLRIDLAQEQIDVTLVSPGFVDTPLTEHNDFPMPMRWPAHKAARHICQRLEKRPLEIAFPTLFIASLRLLANLPKRLQVALGKRLARTSDGKPS; from the coding sequence ATGGCTGATCGGCGGCGGATCTGGCTCACGGGCGCGAGCAGCGGCATTGGTGCGCAAATGGCCGAAGAGTTGCTCAGTAGTGGCGCCCGGCTGGCATTGACAGCCCGCACGCTGGCGCCTTTGAAAGCCTTGTCCGACCGTTACCCCGGACAGGTCTTGCTGGTGCCCGGCGACCTGACCGACAGCCTGCAGGTACGCGAAATTGGCAAGCGCATCATCCAGGCCTGGGGCGCGCTGGACACCGTAATCCTCAATGCAGGCACCTGTGAGTATGTTGATGCCCGCCACTTCGACGCCGCACTGGTCGAGCGCGTGGTGCGCACCAACCTGCTGGCCAACAGCTATTGCCTGGAAAGCGCACTGCCACTGCTGCGCGCAGGCTCGCGCCCGCATCTGGTGGGAGTGGTCAGCTCGGTCACCTTATGGCCATTGCCACGGGCCGGGGCCTACGGTGCGTCAAAAGCCGGCCTGCGCTACTTGCTCGAATCGTTGCGCATCGATCTGGCCCAGGAACAGATCGATGTCACCCTGGTCAGCCCCGGCTTTGTCGATACCCCGCTCACTGAACACAATGACTTCCCGATGCCCATGCGCTGGCCTGCACACAAGGCGGCACGGCATATTTGCCAGCGCCTGGAAAAACGCCCGCTGGAGATCGCCTTCCCGACGCTGTTCATTGCCTCCTTGCGGCTGCTGGCAAACCTGCCAAAGCGCCTGCAAGTGGCGTTAGGCAAGCGTCTGGCACGTACATCCGACGGTAAGCCATCATGA
- a CDS encoding YkgJ family cysteine cluster protein: MTNIPLTEITEPAVTCSTCAACCCQLEVMLITDTGVPERFIAEDDWGGEVMLRLDDGWCAALDRNTMMCTIYELRPLICREFEMGEVECLNERQGIATAYR; this comes from the coding sequence ATGACCAACATCCCCCTGACCGAAATTACCGAACCCGCCGTTACCTGTTCAACGTGCGCGGCATGCTGCTGCCAGCTGGAAGTGATGCTGATCACCGATACCGGTGTGCCCGAGCGTTTTATTGCAGAGGATGACTGGGGCGGCGAAGTGATGCTGCGCCTGGATGATGGTTGGTGTGCGGCTTTGGACCGCAACACCATGATGTGCACCATCTATGAGCTTCGACCACTGATTTGCCGCGAGTTCGAAATGGGCGAAGTCGAATGCCTCAATGAACGCCAGGGCATTGCCACGGCGTATCGCTAA
- the phrB gene encoding deoxyribodipyrimidine photo-lyase, which translates to MQLIWLRTDLRHDDNTALSAAAKRGPTLAVYLISPEQWLAHDDAPSKVDFWLRNLRTLSNSLQQLNIPLLIRTAPSWDQAPAVLLELCQQHGVEAVHTNQEYGIHETRRDQAVARALEAQGIEFHGYLDQLLFQPGSILTQSGSYFQVFSQFRRICYNRLHMALPKLVARPEKQSPLNIQSDVIPKSVSGFAVPSDSLRALWPAGEDQARQRLAQFADEQIHYYQDERDLPAKPGTSQLSAYLAAGVISPRQCLHAALQSNNGEFESGSPGVFTWITELLWREFYKHILVGYPRVSRHRAFRPETEYLPWRHAPDELAAWKQGRTGFPIIDAAIRQLLETGWMHNRLRMVVAMFLTKNLLIDWREGERFFMQHLIDGDLAANNGGWQWSSSTGTDSVPYFRIFNPITQSERFDPEGKFIKHWLPELAELNKKQVHNPASVGGLFGVANYPAPIVNLSQSRDRALSAFKNLPSRQMLEASHG; encoded by the coding sequence ATGCAACTGATCTGGCTGCGCACCGACTTGCGCCACGACGACAACACCGCCCTGAGCGCCGCTGCCAAACGCGGCCCCACCCTGGCCGTATACCTGATCAGCCCCGAGCAATGGCTGGCCCATGACGATGCGCCAAGCAAGGTAGACTTCTGGCTGCGCAATCTGCGCACGCTGAGCAACAGCCTGCAACAGCTCAATATTCCTTTGCTTATTCGTACTGCGCCCAGCTGGGACCAGGCGCCTGCGGTGCTCCTTGAGCTGTGCCAGCAGCACGGAGTTGAGGCGGTACACACCAACCAGGAATATGGCATCCATGAAACCCGCCGCGACCAGGCAGTTGCCCGGGCCCTTGAAGCTCAGGGCATCGAGTTTCACGGTTACCTCGACCAACTGTTGTTCCAGCCGGGCAGCATCCTCACGCAGTCGGGCTCGTACTTTCAGGTCTTCAGCCAGTTTCGCCGCATCTGCTACAACCGCCTGCACATGGCCTTGCCCAAGCTGGTTGCCAGGCCTGAAAAACAATCACCGCTGAATATCCAGAGCGACGTCATACCCAAGTCTGTCAGCGGTTTTGCCGTACCCAGCGATTCGCTGCGCGCATTGTGGCCAGCAGGCGAGGATCAGGCTCGCCAACGCCTGGCACAGTTTGCCGATGAGCAGATCCACTACTATCAGGACGAACGCGACCTGCCCGCCAAACCCGGTACCAGCCAGCTGTCGGCCTACCTCGCGGCAGGTGTGATCTCACCCCGCCAATGCCTGCACGCCGCATTGCAAAGCAACAACGGCGAGTTTGAAAGCGGCAGCCCGGGGGTATTTACCTGGATCACCGAGCTGCTGTGGCGCGAGTTCTACAAACATATCCTGGTGGGCTACCCACGGGTCTCACGTCACCGCGCCTTTCGTCCGGAAACCGAATACCTGCCCTGGCGCCACGCGCCGGATGAACTGGCCGCCTGGAAACAGGGCCGCACTGGCTTCCCGATTATCGACGCGGCCATCAGGCAACTGCTGGAAACCGGCTGGATGCACAACCGCCTGCGCATGGTAGTGGCTATGTTCCTGACCAAAAATCTACTGATCGACTGGCGCGAGGGCGAGCGCTTTTTTATGCAGCATCTGATCGACGGTGATCTGGCCGCCAACAATGGCGGCTGGCAATGGAGTTCATCCACGGGAACCGACTCGGTGCCGTATTTCCGTATTTTCAACCCGATCACCCAGTCCGAACGCTTCGACCCCGAGGGTAAATTTATCAAGCACTGGCTGCCCGAACTGGCCGAGCTGAACAAAAAACAGGTGCACAACCCCGCGTCGGTGGGCGGGCTGTTTGGCGTGGCCAATTACCCGGCGCCCATCGTCAACTTGAGCCAAAGCCGCGACCGCGCCTTGAGCGCCTTCAAAAATCTGCCCTCCCGGCAAATGCTGGAGGCCAGCCATGGCTGA
- a CDS encoding NAD(P)/FAD-dependent oxidoreductase — MKIAIIGSGISGLTCGYLLHKEHDVSVFEASDWIGGHTHTVNVSVKGQTYAVDTGFIVFNDWTYPNFIKLMEQLGVGSKATEMSFSVHDTDSNLEYNGNTLNSLFAQRSNLLSPRFWGMLRDILRFNREAIRDLDEQRIASNTRLGDYLRLRGYGSRFIEHYIVPMGAAIWSMSLVEMQAFPLQFFVRFFKNHGLLSVSNRPQWRVIEGGSSSYLKPLSAGFADRIRRNCPVIQVERNAESVLVHSVGGTESFDKVIFACHSDQALKLLAKPSVAEQQILGAMPYADNEVVLHTDTRLLPDRKLAWASWNYRLGGAGQKRAAVTYDMNILQGIQSETTFCVSLNQTAAIDPLKVLASYTYAHPQYSLDAVAAQARWQELLGAQHSYFCGAYWANGFHEDGVVSALRVAQAFGQQL, encoded by the coding sequence ATGAAAATAGCGATCATTGGCAGCGGGATTTCAGGGCTGACCTGCGGCTACCTGCTGCATAAAGAACATGATGTCAGCGTGTTCGAGGCCAGCGACTGGATCGGCGGGCACACCCATACCGTCAATGTGAGCGTCAAAGGCCAAACCTATGCCGTGGACACCGGCTTTATTGTGTTCAACGATTGGACTTACCCTAATTTCATCAAATTGATGGAGCAATTGGGTGTTGGCTCCAAAGCCACTGAAATGAGTTTTTCAGTCCACGACACCGACAGCAACCTCGAATACAACGGCAATACCCTCAACAGCCTGTTCGCCCAGCGCAGCAACCTGTTGTCGCCCAGGTTCTGGGGCATGTTGCGCGATATTTTGCGTTTCAATCGCGAGGCCATTCGCGACCTGGACGAACAACGTATTGCCAGCAACACCCGGTTGGGCGACTACTTGCGACTGCGGGGTTATGGCTCGCGCTTTATCGAACACTATATCGTGCCGATGGGGGCTGCGATCTGGTCGATGTCCCTGGTCGAGATGCAAGCCTTTCCATTGCAGTTCTTTGTGCGCTTTTTCAAGAATCACGGCCTGCTCAGCGTCAGCAATCGCCCGCAATGGCGTGTGATTGAAGGCGGTTCCAGTAGCTACCTAAAACCCTTGAGCGCAGGATTTGCCGACAGGATTCGCCGCAACTGCCCGGTTATCCAGGTTGAACGCAATGCCGAAAGCGTTCTGGTGCACAGCGTTGGTGGTACTGAATCTTTCGACAAGGTGATCTTTGCCTGTCACAGCGACCAGGCCCTGAAGCTGCTGGCCAAGCCCTCGGTTGCCGAACAACAGATTCTGGGAGCCATGCCATACGCCGACAACGAGGTCGTGCTGCACACCGATACCCGATTACTACCCGACCGAAAGCTGGCTTGGGCTAGCTGGAATTATCGCCTGGGCGGTGCAGGACAAAAACGTGCAGCCGTAACCTACGATATGAACATCCTGCAAGGGATTCAGAGCGAGACCACTTTTTGCGTCAGTCTCAACCAAACCGCAGCAATTGACCCGCTCAAAGTGCTGGCCAGCTACACCTATGCCCACCCGCAATACAGCCTGGACGCCGTCGCCGCGCAAGCGCGCTGGCAAGAACTGCTGGGCGCACAGCACAGCTACTTTTGTGGCGCTTATTGGGCCAACGGCTTCCATGAAGACGGCGTGGTCAGCGCCTTGCGCGTGGCCCAGGCCTTTGGTCAGCAATTATGA
- a CDS encoding DUF1365 domain-containing protein: MNSALYSGWIGHRRFAPKPHAFRYQIGLLYLDLDEQDAVLGLSPLAGKSRFAPFSFRETDYLKTFTATGMRLIDAVRQQVSSALGYTPQGPICVLTQARSWGLSFNPVSFFYCYEADGKLAALLCEVTNTPWRERYHYVLPANGDGLSHVAVAKAFHVSPFLPRDLEYHMSFSPPQARLGVHMADWQGDLKLFDATLNLQRTPLDRPGLHRYLRQFPWMTAKTCLAIYWQALRLFLKRTPIFSHQAADGAFRIAALQPKDQRHEEP; the protein is encoded by the coding sequence ATGAACAGCGCCCTGTACAGCGGCTGGATCGGCCATCGGCGCTTTGCTCCAAAGCCCCATGCCTTTCGCTATCAGATCGGCCTGTTGTATCTGGATCTGGATGAGCAAGACGCTGTACTGGGGCTTTCACCACTGGCAGGCAAAAGTCGTTTTGCGCCCTTCTCGTTTCGTGAAACCGATTACCTGAAAACCTTCACCGCAACCGGCATGCGCCTGATTGATGCGGTACGCCAGCAAGTTTCCAGCGCTTTGGGGTATACGCCGCAAGGCCCGATATGCGTGCTCACACAAGCCCGCAGTTGGGGGCTTTCCTTCAACCCGGTGAGCTTCTTCTATTGTTACGAAGCTGACGGAAAACTGGCCGCCCTCCTGTGTGAAGTCACCAATACGCCTTGGCGCGAACGTTATCACTATGTGCTTCCCGCCAATGGAGACGGTCTTTCCCACGTTGCCGTGGCCAAAGCCTTCCACGTATCACCTTTTCTGCCACGGGATCTGGAATACCACATGAGCTTCAGCCCGCCCCAGGCCCGGCTCGGGGTGCATATGGCCGACTGGCAAGGTGATCTGAAACTGTTTGATGCCACCCTCAACCTGCAACGCACTCCCCTGGACCGCCCGGGCCTGCACCGCTATCTGCGGCAGTTCCCGTGGATGACCGCCAAAACCTGCCTGGCCATTTACTGGCAAGCCTTGCGCCTGTTTCTTAAACGCACACCGATTTTTTCCCACCAGGCCGCCGACGGCGCCTTTCGCATTGCCGCCCTGCAACCCAAGGATCAACGCCATGAAGAGCCCTAG
- a CDS encoding DUF2878 domain-containing protein — MPKNLVNAGLFQLGWFACVLGGNSLWLLLAAGALLVHLLFISRSLAEVRLVVVVCVLGSTVDSLLLNADVFAFKQPGIVIPFWLMLLWALLAITLNHCLAWTAKPWWRAVLLGAIGGPLSYYAGQRLGAVQFPLGLWPTLAGLSLLWAGLFAVLVAIADRLRPVAQQV, encoded by the coding sequence ATGCCTAAAAACCTGGTAAATGCCGGGCTGTTCCAGCTCGGCTGGTTTGCCTGTGTATTGGGAGGCAACAGCCTGTGGTTGCTGCTGGCCGCGGGCGCCCTGCTGGTGCATCTTCTGTTTATCAGCCGCTCATTGGCAGAAGTGCGCCTGGTAGTGGTCGTGTGCGTGCTCGGCAGTACGGTGGACAGCCTGTTGCTCAATGCCGATGTTTTCGCCTTCAAGCAGCCCGGCATAGTGATTCCGTTCTGGCTGATGTTGCTTTGGGCCCTGCTGGCCATCACCTTGAACCACTGCCTGGCGTGGACTGCCAAGCCCTGGTGGCGTGCTGTTTTGCTGGGAGCCATCGGTGGACCGCTGTCGTATTACGCCGGGCAACGTCTGGGCGCGGTGCAATTCCCGCTGGGCCTGTGGCCGACGCTGGCCGGGTTGAGCCTGTTGTGGGCTGGGTTGTTTGCGGTCCTTGTAGCGATTGCCGACAGGCTACGTCCGGTTGCGCAGCAAGTGTAA